One Sediminibacillus dalangtanensis genomic region harbors:
- a CDS encoding CBS domain-containing protein, with product MKISEFMIRDVVQIEEHVTIKDLLEILVANKIGGVPVVDKQGVLQGMISDGDVIRFLQPQGRTIYDIYTLVLVSERQELKDKLKKSIHLPVEDMMRKQKLYTVKPEDNLEKALEILAEHGFKKIPVVNDAGRVVGVISRGDLIRYISNQLIKELD from the coding sequence ATGAAAATCAGCGAGTTTATGATTAGAGATGTTGTGCAAATTGAAGAGCATGTTACGATAAAGGATTTATTAGAAATTCTTGTCGCAAACAAAATCGGCGGTGTTCCTGTCGTAGATAAACAGGGAGTGCTGCAAGGAATGATCAGTGACGGAGATGTCATCCGCTTTTTACAGCCGCAGGGAAGGACCATATACGATATTTACACCCTTGTCCTTGTGAGTGAACGTCAGGAACTGAAAGATAAATTAAAAAAATCGATTCATCTCCCGGTAGAAGATATGATGAGAAAGCAAAAGCTTTATACGGTAAAGCCGGAGGATAATCTGGAAAAGGCACTTGAAATCCTGGCGGAGCATGGTTTTAAGAAAATACCAGTAGTAAACGATGCCGGCAGAGTAGTCGGAGTAATCAGCAGAGGAGACTTAATCCGCTATATTTCTAATCAGTTAATCAAGGAATTGGACTAG
- a CDS encoding DUF4025 domain-containing protein, protein MADKDKVTNDQSKELSEKNYQGEDSKDTDVEKGLDKTHKQVESGLTDGTIDRSEEKDKQGKTK, encoded by the coding sequence ATGGCTGACAAAGATAAAGTAACAAACGACCAAAGCAAAGAACTGTCTGAAAAAAATTATCAAGGAGAAGACTCCAAAGATACCGACGTGGAAAAGGGTTTGGATAAAACACATAAACAAGTCGAAAGCGGTCTAACGGACGGCACGATAGACCGCAGTGAAGAAAAGGATAAACAGGGAAAGACAAAATAA
- a CDS encoding ATP phosphoribosyltransferase regulatory subunit, whose translation MFLPAGSQDEVGQQINKRFRAFEIFTKITERRNYQPISTPVVEYAQTFTNSFAGMALQPMLKWFNHEGEIEVLRPDWTTAIARALVKQPHSEHKWCYQGSVFRSDKQGMESRQAGIEIVHAPSFLGESESLLTAVDYLNALEVDDYLIELGHSEIFEELTAPLKLDPFQSEKLRLAMHDKRKDEVFHLASHAGSQTIAEELTELVDAYGSAKMLEDYEKHWKNNQRLLEIVRHLKSLAKLLSDCGINEILVDLGRVKNLPYYCGTMFRGYLRENGSTCFSGGRYDKLYEQFDERHSAVGLAFDVDILSGQLAPAQNREKICLWASPESHAYAEKIRTDFPDKIVDIRYDLPDNESSHYDRIIEITKKENRWKVLER comes from the coding sequence ATGTTTTTGCCAGCAGGAAGCCAGGACGAAGTTGGACAACAAATAAACAAGCGATTTCGGGCATTTGAAATTTTCACCAAAATTACCGAAAGGCGAAACTATCAACCGATTTCAACGCCGGTCGTCGAATATGCTCAAACCTTTACTAATTCATTCGCAGGAATGGCTTTGCAGCCGATGCTAAAATGGTTTAACCATGAGGGAGAAATCGAGGTGCTTCGGCCCGACTGGACAACAGCTATAGCCCGGGCATTAGTGAAACAGCCACATTCAGAACATAAATGGTGCTACCAGGGGTCTGTATTCCGCAGTGACAAACAAGGAATGGAAAGCAGGCAGGCCGGAATAGAAATCGTGCATGCTCCTTCATTTTTGGGAGAAAGTGAATCCTTGCTTACAGCAGTTGATTATTTAAATGCATTAGAGGTGGATGACTACTTAATCGAGTTGGGGCACTCAGAAATTTTCGAAGAACTGACAGCACCATTAAAACTTGATCCTTTTCAATCGGAGAAACTGAGACTAGCGATGCATGACAAACGAAAAGATGAAGTTTTCCATTTGGCAAGCCATGCAGGTTCACAGACAATCGCTGAAGAATTGACAGAACTGGTAGATGCATACGGGTCTGCAAAAATGCTGGAAGACTATGAAAAACACTGGAAAAATAATCAGCGTCTCCTCGAAATCGTCCGGCATCTGAAAAGCTTGGCAAAGTTATTGAGTGACTGTGGCATCAATGAAATTTTGGTGGATTTAGGAAGGGTGAAGAATCTTCCTTACTATTGTGGAACGATGTTTAGGGGCTACCTCAGGGAGAATGGCTCCACTTGCTTTTCAGGAGGCAGGTACGACAAATTATATGAGCAATTTGACGAACGCCATTCAGCTGTAGGACTTGCATTCGACGTGGATATATTATCAGGACAACTTGCCCCTGCACAGAACCGGGAGAAAATTTGCCTTTGGGCTTCACCGGAAAGCCATGCATATGCTGAAAAGATCCGTACAGATTTTCCTGATAAGATTGTAGACATCCGTTACGACTTACCGGACAACGAGTCATCGCATTATGACCGGATAATCGAAATAACGAAAAAAGAGAATCGTTGGAAGGTGTTGGAACGATGA
- the hisH gene encoding imidazole glycerol phosphate synthase subunit HisH: protein MIAIVDYGMGNVASVSTALRKLGYEAMITDDREALQKATHIVLPGVGSFQAAMEEIEERGLKNLLREMAEKKPFLGICLGMQLLFDEGFEGGETEGLSILPGTINKMETEHILPHIGWNALEAEGEGNPFSQFTGKHVYFVHSFAVKTKEAYIAATADYGMTVPAIVRKGNVYGIQFHPEKSGEVGIDILKTFLQEAAK from the coding sequence ATGATTGCGATTGTTGACTATGGAATGGGGAATGTAGCAAGCGTGTCGACAGCTTTGCGTAAGCTCGGGTATGAAGCGATGATCACCGATGACAGGGAGGCATTGCAGAAGGCCACCCACATTGTCCTTCCGGGGGTGGGGTCTTTTCAAGCGGCCATGGAAGAAATAGAGGAAAGAGGGTTAAAGAACCTGCTTCGTGAAATGGCAGAGAAAAAACCTTTCTTAGGTATCTGTCTGGGAATGCAACTTTTGTTTGATGAAGGGTTTGAAGGTGGAGAAACAGAGGGGCTTTCTATCCTCCCCGGCACGATCAATAAAATGGAAACAGAACATATCCTGCCGCATATTGGGTGGAATGCCTTGGAAGCCGAAGGAGAAGGGAATCCGTTCTCGCAATTCACAGGAAAGCACGTTTACTTTGTCCATAGCTTTGCTGTAAAAACAAAGGAAGCTTATATTGCGGCAACAGCTGATTATGGGATGACTGTTCCGGCCATTGTGAGAAAGGGAAATGTTTATGGTATTCAGTTTCATCCAGAAAAAAGCGGAGAAGTCGGCATCGATATTTTAAAGACATTTCTTCAGGAGGCAGCAAAATGA
- a CDS encoding dynamin family protein encodes MNSTVSQSTTQQVAGMYAKFTDAGQTELADKALDLLEKIDSHEFVICFAGHFSAGKSTMINKLLGNDLLPSSPIPTSANVVKIQAGDGTARVFFKEGGPLLYKEPYDFDTIQAHCKNGDAIKRVEIATKNPHLPNGVALLDTPGIDSSNDADRVITESSLHLVDVLFYVMDYNHVQSEVNLSFMKQAQQEGKRIYIIINQIDKHQEQELGLQQFKNSLTETLNNWKLEPEAVFYTSLKETGHTFSQFQALQTEMKQLMKDKIDLVEETVILSTETLASDYLNGYQEKIDQEKAEYYQQLYQLDGQEDAESVEEAKEELKRLETLPEQAEKELKNTVDSTLKNAYLMPFDLREQAKGYLEAMQPKFKPGIFSGKKKIEQVREQRLQAFHESLTKTIEAAIDWKIRDKLLETVKHLQIHDASLIKSIQQFSVQFPKKRLTELIKPGATLNGEYLLVYTDDVSQAIKQSAKQLALSIIEEASAIVRQQAESDQFQQQQAVERAEQYHQIEEKLLKLDERFQEEKIDLYQTRNDQPFISQTLETMRRQIQDKKEAVRFRESDKEIILPEDSGVPREPASMEAEMELPGHLSVKETVKKVEQTMEEVKDVKGFHAIYQDLTVKREKLTRRDITIALFGAFSAGKSSFANVLIGERVLPVSPNPTTAAINKICPPTNEFPHGSVRVKCKSEREIFNEISAILDETNGRMPKFQGLSEIIEWLQQNDGVNLNGLKEMHRSFLTAVMEGYSKLKQQLGSVQLVSLKEFPLFVSDESLACYVEWMELFYDCPLTRQGITLVDTPGADSINSRHSDVAFQYIKQADAILFVTYYNHPFSKADRDFLVQLGRVKDAFSLDKMFFLVNAADLASSQQELQLVTNYIADQLLGFGIRNPRLYPVSSHLGMKEKERKGKESGNSGMDEFETAFYQFLKEEMMQLIIHSSMHDIQRTESQLAAYINTANLDQQEKERKKQHYQANREKMEKVVETSDSKLVKKEIDQKLEKQLYYVHERLSIQFTDRFKESFNPATISGDGKEADRDLQLALNTLLKDIGFELAQELRAVSLRMERFMNQKAEEWSMQLQHTFSNIQSDLIFSEITEYPFETPAFSPAMEEVDFQRFKPALALYKSAKHFFEKNGKEKVKQRLQEELDPMVEHYLLDNKQKILDWYNEQWNSCLAEIKAEYLESISQYFEGLLHSLADDVDVDELDTKKQKIAALLT; translated from the coding sequence ATGAACAGCACAGTAAGCCAATCTACAACACAACAAGTTGCGGGAATGTATGCGAAATTCACGGACGCCGGACAAACAGAATTAGCAGACAAAGCGCTTGACTTGTTGGAAAAAATTGATTCCCATGAGTTTGTCATTTGTTTTGCAGGACACTTTTCAGCCGGTAAGTCAACGATGATCAACAAGTTACTTGGCAATGACCTTTTACCTTCCAGCCCAATTCCCACTAGTGCAAATGTCGTGAAAATACAGGCTGGAGATGGAACTGCCCGTGTGTTTTTTAAAGAGGGAGGTCCATTGTTGTATAAGGAGCCTTATGATTTTGACACGATTCAAGCGCATTGTAAAAATGGGGATGCGATAAAACGAGTCGAAATAGCTACCAAGAATCCGCATCTCCCGAACGGAGTTGCCTTGTTGGATACTCCAGGGATCGATTCATCAAACGATGCAGACAGAGTAATAACGGAATCCTCCCTGCATTTAGTGGATGTGCTTTTTTATGTGATGGATTATAATCATGTTCAATCAGAGGTAAACCTTTCGTTTATGAAACAGGCCCAGCAAGAAGGAAAGCGCATTTATATCATCATTAACCAAATTGATAAACATCAGGAACAGGAATTGGGACTTCAACAATTTAAAAATAGTTTAACGGAGACGCTTAACAATTGGAAGCTGGAGCCCGAAGCTGTTTTTTATACTAGCTTGAAAGAAACGGGACACACCTTTAGTCAATTTCAGGCATTGCAAACTGAAATGAAGCAGTTGATGAAGGATAAAATAGATTTAGTAGAGGAAACCGTAATATTGTCCACGGAAACACTGGCATCAGATTATTTAAACGGTTACCAAGAAAAAATAGATCAGGAAAAAGCGGAATATTATCAACAATTATATCAATTGGACGGCCAGGAAGATGCGGAATCGGTAGAAGAGGCTAAGGAAGAATTGAAAAGGCTCGAAACACTGCCTGAACAGGCAGAAAAGGAATTGAAAAATACAGTGGATTCAACGTTGAAGAACGCCTACCTTATGCCATTCGATCTTCGGGAACAGGCAAAGGGGTATTTGGAAGCGATGCAGCCGAAGTTCAAGCCAGGTATATTTTCCGGCAAGAAAAAAATTGAACAAGTTCGCGAGCAACGATTGCAAGCATTTCATGAGTCGCTCACCAAAACAATCGAAGCAGCCATTGACTGGAAAATCCGTGATAAACTGCTGGAAACCGTCAAACACTTACAAATACATGACGCTTCCTTAATCAAATCGATTCAGCAATTCTCGGTACAATTTCCCAAAAAGCGCTTAACGGAATTGATAAAGCCTGGAGCGACGTTAAACGGTGAATACTTGCTGGTTTATACAGACGATGTCTCTCAAGCCATCAAGCAATCGGCCAAACAACTGGCCTTAAGTATTATTGAAGAAGCGTCTGCCATTGTCCGGCAACAAGCCGAATCAGATCAGTTCCAACAACAGCAAGCTGTAGAACGGGCCGAGCAATATCATCAAATAGAAGAAAAGCTTTTGAAACTCGATGAACGATTTCAAGAAGAAAAAATAGACTTATACCAGACTCGGAACGACCAACCGTTTATCAGCCAGACATTGGAGACAATGAGACGGCAAATTCAGGATAAGAAAGAGGCCGTTCGCTTTCGGGAATCAGATAAAGAAATAATCCTGCCGGAAGATTCTGGAGTTCCTCGTGAACCAGCATCAATGGAAGCGGAAATGGAGTTGCCTGGGCATCTGTCGGTAAAGGAAACCGTCAAAAAAGTTGAACAGACGATGGAGGAAGTCAAGGACGTAAAAGGATTCCATGCAATTTATCAAGATTTAACCGTTAAACGGGAGAAGCTGACAAGGCGCGATATTACGATCGCTTTGTTCGGGGCTTTCAGTGCAGGAAAGTCTTCATTCGCGAATGTACTGATAGGGGAGCGCGTTTTACCTGTTTCACCGAATCCGACCACGGCAGCAATCAATAAAATTTGCCCGCCCACAAACGAATTTCCTCATGGGAGTGTAAGGGTCAAATGTAAAAGTGAGCGGGAAATTTTTAATGAAATATCAGCCATTTTGGATGAAACAAACGGAAGGATGCCAAAATTTCAAGGATTGTCGGAAATAATCGAGTGGCTGCAGCAAAACGATGGAGTCAATCTAAATGGCTTGAAAGAAATGCACCGATCATTTTTGACAGCTGTGATGGAAGGCTACAGCAAATTAAAACAGCAGTTGGGAAGTGTACAGCTCGTATCGCTGAAGGAGTTTCCCTTATTTGTCTCAGACGAATCCCTTGCTTGTTATGTAGAATGGATGGAGTTATTCTATGACTGCCCACTAACACGCCAAGGCATTACATTGGTGGATACACCTGGAGCTGACTCGATTAATTCGAGACATTCTGATGTTGCTTTTCAATACATTAAGCAAGCAGATGCCATTTTGTTTGTCACGTACTATAACCATCCCTTTTCCAAAGCGGATCGCGACTTTTTAGTTCAACTCGGCAGAGTGAAGGATGCCTTCAGTCTTGATAAAATGTTTTTTCTCGTGAATGCGGCAGATTTGGCTAGCAGCCAACAGGAATTGCAACTTGTAACCAACTATATTGCTGATCAGCTGCTCGGTTTCGGCATCAGGAATCCGCGATTGTACCCGGTGTCCAGCCACTTGGGCATGAAAGAAAAGGAAAGAAAGGGAAAAGAGTCAGGTAATTCCGGTATGGATGAATTTGAAACAGCGTTTTATCAATTTCTAAAAGAAGAGATGATGCAATTGATCATCCATTCGTCGATGCATGATATACAACGGACGGAAAGTCAACTGGCAGCATATATCAACACGGCGAATTTGGACCAGCAGGAAAAAGAGCGTAAAAAACAACATTATCAAGCAAATAGAGAAAAGATGGAAAAAGTCGTAGAAACGTCGGACTCTAAGCTTGTAAAAAAAGAAATTGACCAAAAACTGGAAAAACAGCTGTATTACGTCCACGAAAGGCTGTCGATTCAATTCACTGATCGCTTTAAAGAGTCGTTCAACCCTGCAACGATTTCAGGGGATGGTAAAGAAGCAGATCGTGACTTGCAGCTGGCACTGAACACGTTGCTGAAAGACATCGGCTTTGAACTCGCGCAGGAACTTCGTGCGGTTTCCCTGCGGATGGAGCGTTTTATGAATCAAAAAGCTGAGGAATGGAGCATGCAGCTACAGCACACTTTTTCCAATATCCAGTCTGATCTCATTTTTTCCGAAATAACAGAATATCCGTTTGAGACACCTGCTTTTTCACCAGCCATGGAGGAGGTAGATTTCCAGCGGTTTAAGCCTGCGCTCGCCCTGTATAAATCAGCCAAGCACTTTTTTGAGAAAAACGGGAAAGAAAAAGTGAAACAGCGTCTCCAGGAAGAGCTTGATCCGATGGTGGAACATTACCTTTTGGACAACAAGCAAAAAATTTTAGACTGGTACAACGAACAATGGAATAGCTGCTTAGCGGAGATAAAAGCAGAATATTTGGAGTCAATCTCGCAATACTTCGAGGGATTGCTTCATAGTTTAGCGGATGACGTTGACGTCGATGAATTGGATACTAAGAAACAAAAAATTGCAGCCTTGCTGACCTGA
- the hisD gene encoding histidinol dehydrogenase: MIPIYSAEKYKELFLKRKMRSRLDNDILQTAKQVIDDIRTDGDEALKRYVKKFDGEVPVAWRVEEQERQQAWETVSEEVVASLRAAADNIKSFHKKQLQNTRFMDMTEDIMSGQLYRAIERAGIYVPGGTASYPSTVLMNAIPAVLAGVKQVIMVTPARNGETISPVLSVAADIAGVDSIYKIGGIQAIAALAYGTESIPPVDKIVGPGNAYVAAAKSLVFGDVGIDMIAGPSEVCIIADETADPAFVAADMIAQAEHDKASKAVLFTTSHSLAETTSAQIKQQCTSLPRREIAEASLSENGAIVLVDDLDEAFTLANRLAPEHLEIQTAAPLQLLGKVQNAGSVFLGSYTPEALGDYYAGPNHVLPTAGTARFSSGLSVDDFIKKTTFLYYSEKALQTASAHVCNVAETEELEGHSRAVKQRAGKRGGSGKNENSE; encoded by the coding sequence ATGATTCCCATTTATTCGGCTGAAAAATATAAGGAGCTGTTCTTGAAAAGGAAAATGCGCAGTCGGCTTGATAACGATATTTTACAAACTGCTAAACAAGTAATCGATGATATTCGGACAGATGGTGACGAAGCTTTAAAACGATATGTGAAAAAATTTGATGGGGAAGTACCTGTCGCTTGGCGGGTTGAAGAGCAAGAACGGCAGCAGGCGTGGGAGACGGTATCTGAAGAGGTTGTCGCTTCGTTGAGGGCCGCTGCTGACAACATTAAATCCTTTCACAAAAAACAGTTGCAAAATACACGGTTTATGGATATGACTGAAGATATTATGTCCGGACAATTATACCGGGCTATTGAACGGGCGGGAATCTATGTACCAGGCGGTACAGCCAGCTATCCATCAACAGTATTGATGAATGCGATACCTGCTGTTCTGGCAGGCGTCAAACAAGTGATCATGGTGACACCAGCAAGAAATGGAGAAACCATCTCACCGGTATTGTCGGTTGCCGCAGACATTGCGGGAGTCGATTCTATTTACAAAATCGGCGGAATACAGGCTATAGCAGCATTGGCTTATGGAACAGAATCCATTCCACCAGTAGATAAAATCGTCGGTCCGGGCAATGCCTATGTAGCTGCTGCCAAGTCATTGGTTTTTGGGGATGTAGGCATCGACATGATTGCCGGACCCTCTGAAGTGTGCATAATTGCCGATGAGACGGCTGATCCAGCATTTGTCGCAGCAGACATGATCGCCCAGGCTGAGCATGATAAAGCTTCCAAGGCGGTGTTGTTCACTACTTCTCACAGCTTAGCCGAAACGACTAGTGCACAGATAAAACAGCAATGCACCAGCCTGCCAAGACGGGAAATTGCCGAAGCTTCCTTATCAGAAAATGGAGCAATTGTACTGGTGGACGATTTAGACGAGGCGTTTACACTGGCAAACCGGCTTGCCCCTGAACATTTGGAAATTCAGACAGCTGCACCGCTTCAACTGCTGGGAAAAGTTCAAAACGCAGGTTCTGTTTTCCTCGGCAGTTATACGCCGGAAGCATTGGGCGATTATTACGCAGGGCCCAACCATGTATTGCCAACAGCTGGCACAGCAAGATTCTCATCCGGCTTGTCTGTAGACGATTTTATAAAAAAAACAACCTTTCTTTATTATTCGGAAAAGGCTTTGCAAACAGCGTCCGCCCATGTGTGCAATGTAGCAGAAACAGAGGAACTTGAGGGGCATTCACGAGCGGTGAAACAAAGAGCGGGCAAGAGAGGGGGGAGTGGAAAAAATGAGAACAGCGAGTAA
- the hisB gene encoding imidazoleglycerol-phosphate dehydratase HisB gives MRTASKQRKTNETEVNVDCNLDEATVVSVSTGVGFFDHMLELFARHGRIGLKVEADGDLHIDSHHTVEDVGIVLGQTIRTALGDKQKINRYGHAYVPMDESLGFVAIDISGRPFLVFDAAFSAPNLGNFDTELVREFLQAFAFQAGITLHAKVIHGSNTHHKIEAIFKALGRAFAEAVAINPQIDGVNSTKGLIE, from the coding sequence ATGAGAACAGCGAGTAAACAAAGAAAAACCAATGAAACGGAGGTCAATGTCGATTGCAATCTTGACGAGGCAACTGTTGTGTCAGTCTCAACTGGAGTGGGATTTTTTGATCATATGCTTGAATTGTTTGCCCGTCATGGAAGAATTGGACTCAAAGTAGAAGCAGACGGTGACTTACATATTGATAGTCATCATACTGTGGAGGACGTGGGCATTGTTTTGGGGCAAACCATACGGACTGCTCTGGGAGATAAACAAAAAATCAACCGGTATGGCCACGCGTATGTGCCAATGGATGAATCACTTGGTTTTGTGGCTATCGATATTAGCGGGAGGCCGTTTCTCGTTTTTGATGCAGCGTTTTCTGCTCCGAATTTAGGAAACTTTGATACAGAATTGGTAAGGGAGTTTCTTCAAGCATTTGCTTTTCAAGCAGGGATCACCTTGCATGCGAAGGTTATTCATGGTTCCAATACGCATCATAAAATAGAAGCAATCTTTAAAGCTCTCGGAAGGGCTTTTGCTGAAGCGGTTGCCATCAATCCGCAAATTGATGGAGTGAATTCTACAAAGGGGCTCATCGAATGA
- a CDS encoding C45 family autoproteolytic acyltransferase/hydolase has protein sequence MKKVTTSFLEFRGSHAQFGFEQGKRLKDSALEKNYQRVNQPRKRPRYVVDVNKAKKTIKAYMPHLWEELEGLSQGLELPMEETVRNYSGYQQEWHPSGCSILTGSDYLVRNYDYHPKTYEGRFVLFQPRDGYATIGPSQRITGRADGMNEHGLSVGYNFVHRRKPGDGFICNAITRMVLETCKNSEEAADMLKRVPHRHSFNYVLFDRFGKAKVVEATPRGVVVKDEPLSTNHFDILEEENRHHLDDSKRREKLLLDEKGKLTSSYEAFRLFNDKARGIFSEKYTQWAGTLHTSAYLPEKLAVWFAVGSDREPFILSFKDWLQGKDTKIKQLIGYLNTDEELPFMES, from the coding sequence ATGAAAAAAGTCACCACAAGTTTTTTAGAGTTCAGAGGAAGTCACGCGCAGTTCGGGTTTGAACAAGGCAAAAGACTAAAGGACTCCGCTTTGGAAAAGAATTACCAACGCGTCAACCAACCCAGGAAAAGACCAAGATATGTTGTCGACGTTAATAAAGCCAAGAAGACCATCAAAGCATACATGCCTCATTTATGGGAAGAGCTCGAAGGGCTTTCACAAGGTCTCGAGCTCCCGATGGAGGAGACAGTGCGAAATTACAGTGGATACCAGCAGGAGTGGCACCCTTCTGGTTGTTCGATTTTGACCGGGAGTGACTACCTGGTGCGTAACTATGATTATCATCCTAAGACGTATGAAGGTCGTTTCGTATTATTTCAACCCCGGGACGGCTATGCGACCATTGGCCCCAGTCAACGAATCACCGGAAGAGCTGACGGGATGAACGAACACGGATTAAGTGTCGGCTATAATTTTGTCCATCGTCGGAAACCAGGGGATGGCTTTATTTGTAATGCAATCACACGAATGGTATTGGAAACCTGCAAAAACAGCGAGGAAGCTGCTGATATGTTGAAGCGGGTTCCTCACCGGCATTCCTTTAATTATGTTTTATTCGATCGATTCGGAAAGGCGAAAGTCGTCGAAGCCACGCCAAGAGGGGTTGTTGTCAAAGATGAACCATTGAGCACAAATCATTTTGACATCTTAGAAGAGGAAAACCGTCATCATTTAGATGATTCCAAACGGAGGGAGAAGCTGTTATTAGATGAAAAGGGCAAGCTGACTTCTTCCTATGAAGCATTCCGGTTATTCAATGACAAAGCTAGGGGGATTTTCTCCGAAAAATATACACAATGGGCTGGTACGCTGCACACATCTGCCTACCTTCCGGAGAAGCTGGCAGTATGGTTTGCCGTTGGCAGCGACCGGGAACCATTCATTTTATCATTTAAGGATTGGTTACAAGGGAAGGACACAAAAATCAAACAATTAATTGGATACTTAAACACAGATGAAGAACTGCCGTTTATGGAATCTTGA
- the hisJ gene encoding histidinol-phosphatase HisJ, with the protein MNISGDFHVHTPFCPHGTKDRMEAYVKQAIESGLTHLTFTEHAPLPAGFSDPAPTEDSSMPAKSVETYLKEAQQLKKTYRDKLVIQVGLEVDFIAGFEKETCSLLEKWGPRIDDAILSVHMLRSPEGKFVCLDYSVEEFASIVSIFGSVEAVYQVYYRTLQQAITSELGRYKPKRLGHITLVEKFIQAFPPARKFEQEIVEILSLMAENGMELDINTAGLYKEYCQSIYPAEKFIRQAYALGIPLVPGSDSHQADHIARGFEDLPDLHYAFPEGISNSSN; encoded by the coding sequence ATGAATATTAGCGGCGATTTTCACGTCCATACCCCGTTTTGCCCACATGGCACCAAAGATAGGATGGAAGCTTATGTTAAACAGGCAATAGAGTCAGGACTTACTCATTTAACCTTTACCGAGCACGCACCGCTTCCTGCTGGTTTTTCCGATCCTGCTCCAACAGAAGACAGCAGTATGCCGGCAAAATCTGTTGAAACCTATTTGAAGGAAGCACAGCAATTGAAAAAGACATACCGTGATAAATTAGTTATCCAAGTTGGATTGGAAGTTGACTTTATAGCTGGGTTCGAAAAGGAAACCTGTTCGCTATTGGAAAAATGGGGACCACGGATCGACGATGCCATTCTTTCGGTACACATGCTCCGCAGTCCTGAAGGCAAATTTGTTTGCCTGGATTACAGTGTCGAAGAATTTGCTTCCATCGTCTCCATTTTTGGTTCCGTTGAAGCTGTTTACCAAGTATACTATCGTACGCTCCAACAAGCCATTACGAGTGAATTGGGACGGTACAAACCGAAACGGCTAGGGCATATCACACTCGTGGAAAAATTTATACAGGCTTTTCCACCCGCTCGAAAATTTGAACAGGAAATCGTAGAAATCCTTTCCCTAATGGCCGAAAATGGAATGGAATTAGACATCAATACAGCGGGTTTGTATAAAGAGTACTGTCAATCCATTTATCCTGCGGAAAAGTTTATTCGACAAGCATATGCGTTAGGCATTCCACTTGTTCCAGGCTCCGATAGTCATCAAGCAGATCATATTGCACGGGGATTTGAAGACTTACCTGATCTTCATTACGCTTTTCCTGAAGGCATTAGCAACTCATCTAACTGA
- the hisG gene encoding ATP phosphoribosyltransferase: MKPCIALTKGRLEKQFLEFFQSLEYDVIPLMNKGRKLRVETEDFQFVFAKGVDVTTYVEHGIADLGIVGEDILAEFQPNVYNLLPLPFGKCRMALAAEAGINWPERKRTIASKYPNITKEFFRQKGESVDVVKLEGSVELAPILGLADGIVDIVETGTTLKENGLVIKEEFHQYSARCIANRSSLKLKKDLLAPVVDTLQKGVPVQ; this comes from the coding sequence ATGAAGCCGTGTATTGCATTAACCAAAGGGCGTTTGGAAAAACAATTTCTTGAATTTTTTCAATCATTGGAATATGACGTCATCCCGTTGATGAACAAGGGAAGAAAGCTAAGGGTTGAAACGGAAGATTTCCAGTTCGTGTTTGCAAAAGGGGTGGATGTCACAACGTATGTAGAACACGGAATTGCTGACTTGGGAATAGTCGGCGAAGACATCCTAGCCGAATTTCAGCCCAATGTCTATAATTTGCTGCCTCTTCCATTCGGCAAGTGCCGGATGGCACTTGCCGCAGAAGCAGGAATTAACTGGCCCGAGCGTAAACGTACAATTGCAAGTAAATATCCTAACATTACCAAAGAATTTTTCAGACAAAAAGGAGAATCGGTCGACGTCGTAAAACTAGAAGGTTCAGTCGAGCTCGCTCCGATTCTCGGATTGGCCGATGGAATTGTCGATATCGTGGAAACCGGTACGACTTTAAAAGAAAATGGGCTGGTCATAAAAGAAGAGTTTCATCAGTATAGTGCGCGATGCATCGCGAACCGTTCCTCTTTAAAATTAAAGAAGGACCTGCTGGCACCTGTAGTAGACACATTGCAGAAAGGAGTGCCTGTCCAATGA